A single region of the Azospirillum brasilense genome encodes:
- a CDS encoding TauD/TfdA dioxygenase family protein: protein MSFYRDFHDKTAIADWSRRERPGYDSIAVRPLSPILGAEVEGVDLSKPLSETQLADIRKAIADHLVLVFRDQDITAEDHKRFARHFGTLHRHVLGGARQLSSNDHDPEILAWRTGPEARYTAGDAWHSDVTCDPEPIWGSFLRVTRQPEIGGDTAFANMYLAYDSLSEKVKALLDGLTAVHDGGKAWTAGYGATPQPGQTFPSTEHPVVARHHLTGRKYLFVNEAFTSHIVQLTRTESDAVLGLLFRHIERNLAFQTRIHWRPNSLVFWDNWATQHHAVWDYYPHERWGERASAFIGSAPKP, encoded by the coding sequence ATGAGCTTCTACCGCGACTTCCACGACAAGACCGCCATCGCCGACTGGAGCCGCCGCGAACGGCCGGGTTACGACAGCATCGCGGTGCGCCCGCTGTCGCCCATCCTGGGCGCCGAGGTCGAGGGCGTGGATCTGTCCAAGCCATTGAGCGAGACGCAGTTGGCCGACATCCGCAAGGCCATCGCCGACCATCTGGTGCTGGTGTTCCGCGACCAGGACATCACCGCGGAGGACCACAAGCGCTTCGCCCGCCACTTCGGCACGCTGCACCGCCATGTGCTGGGGGGCGCGCGGCAATTGTCGTCGAACGACCACGACCCGGAGATCCTGGCCTGGCGCACCGGCCCTGAAGCCCGTTACACCGCCGGCGACGCGTGGCATTCCGACGTGACCTGCGATCCCGAGCCCATCTGGGGCTCCTTCCTGCGCGTCACCCGGCAGCCCGAGATCGGTGGCGACACCGCCTTCGCCAACATGTATCTCGCCTATGATTCGCTGTCGGAGAAGGTCAAGGCGCTGCTCGACGGGCTGACCGCCGTCCATGACGGGGGCAAGGCCTGGACGGCGGGCTACGGCGCGACGCCGCAGCCCGGCCAGACCTTTCCGTCCACCGAGCATCCGGTGGTGGCGCGCCATCATCTGACCGGGCGCAAGTACCTGTTCGTCAACGAGGCCTTCACCAGCCACATCGTCCAGCTCACCCGCACCGAGAGCGACGCCGTCCTGGGCCTGCTGTTCCGCCACATCGAAAGGAACCTGGCCTTCCAGACGCGCATCCACTGGCGCCCCAACTCCCTGGTCTTCTGGGACAACTGGGCCACCCAGCACCACGCCGTCTGGGACTACTACCCGCATGAACGGTGGGGCGAGCGCGCCTCGGCCTTCATCGGCTCCGCGCCGAAGCCCTGA
- a CDS encoding ABC transporter ATP-binding protein, producing the protein MLATAARKAGADRVADRAAGLRIGPLSKTFTLKTGALRTETVQALSDIRLDVPGGSFVSIVGSSGCGKSTLLRIIAGLETSYDGTVTLGGRAIGGPGLDRGVIFQEHRLLPWLTVEQNIAFGLKNLPSAEVARRVREHLELVGLEGFAKAHPHQLSGGMAQRVAIARALVNQPRVLLLDEPFGALDALTRIQMQQEILRIWEAQRTTMILVTHDIDEAVFLGDEVVVMSSRPGTIRKRLPVALPRPRDRSSPDFIALRKEIHREFFTATELPFAYEI; encoded by the coding sequence ATGCTTGCCACCGCTGCCCGCAAGGCGGGCGCCGATCGTGTCGCCGACCGGGCCGCCGGCCTGCGCATCGGCCCGCTGTCCAAGACCTTCACGCTGAAGACCGGCGCGCTGAGGACCGAAACGGTCCAGGCGCTCAGCGACATCCGGCTCGACGTTCCGGGCGGGAGTTTCGTCAGCATCGTCGGCAGCTCCGGCTGCGGCAAAAGCACGCTTCTGCGGATCATCGCCGGGCTGGAGACCAGCTATGACGGGACCGTCACGCTCGGCGGGCGGGCCATCGGCGGACCCGGCCTCGACCGTGGAGTGATCTTCCAGGAGCACCGTCTGCTGCCCTGGCTGACGGTCGAGCAGAACATCGCCTTCGGGCTGAAGAACCTGCCCAGCGCGGAGGTCGCCCGCCGGGTGCGGGAGCATCTGGAGCTGGTCGGGCTGGAGGGCTTCGCCAAGGCCCACCCTCACCAGCTCTCGGGCGGCATGGCCCAGCGCGTGGCCATCGCCCGCGCGCTCGTCAACCAGCCGCGGGTGCTGCTGCTGGACGAGCCGTTCGGCGCGCTGGACGCCCTGACCCGGATCCAGATGCAGCAGGAGATCCTGCGCATCTGGGAGGCGCAGCGCACCACCATGATCCTCGTCACCCACGACATCGACGAGGCCGTCTTCCTCGGCGACGAGGTGGTGGTGATGTCGTCGCGGCCCGGCACCATCCGCAAGAGGCTGCCGGTCGCGCTGCCGCGCCCGCGCGACCGGTCGAGCCCGGACTTCATCGCTTTGCGCAAGGAAATCCACCGCGAGTTCTTCACCGCGACGGAGCTTCCGTTCGCCTATGAAATTTAA
- a CDS encoding ABC transporter permease, whose protein sequence is MSAELASDAPPAHRAGGRAGAWRPPFRPGALLRGLPGALGRAALYVALPVALLAAWQAAFELGYIRPILLPPPTRVGKAFVDLAASGDLFRHLGVSLRRVLEGFAIAALVGLPLGIGIGLSRTLDRLTDLIIQLTKPIPPIAWIPLAILWFGIGEAGKVYIIFLGAIFPILVNTIDGIRQTDHRHVELARVLEVTRRRFILQVVLPGALPSIMTGLRVGLMVAWICVVAAELIAASSGLGYLIMDARQMSQTDQVLVGMITIGAMGKLLDVVLRAAERRLITWKSTFSGS, encoded by the coding sequence TCCTGGCGCCCTGCTGCGCGGCCTGCCGGGTGCGCTGGGGCGGGCGGCGCTGTATGTGGCGCTTCCCGTGGCGCTGCTGGCGGCGTGGCAGGCCGCGTTCGAGCTGGGCTACATCCGTCCCATCCTGCTGCCGCCGCCGACCAGGGTGGGCAAGGCCTTCGTCGATCTGGCGGCCAGCGGCGACCTGTTCCGCCATCTGGGCGTCAGCCTGCGGCGCGTTCTGGAGGGTTTCGCCATCGCCGCGCTGGTCGGCCTGCCGCTGGGCATCGGGATCGGCCTGTCGCGGACGCTGGACCGGCTGACCGACCTGATCATCCAGCTGACCAAGCCGATTCCGCCCATCGCCTGGATTCCGCTGGCCATCCTGTGGTTCGGCATCGGCGAGGCGGGGAAGGTCTACATCATCTTCCTCGGCGCCATCTTCCCCATCCTCGTCAACACCATCGACGGCATCCGCCAAACCGACCACCGCCATGTCGAGCTGGCGCGCGTGCTGGAGGTGACGCGCCGCCGCTTCATTCTTCAGGTCGTCCTGCCGGGGGCGCTGCCGAGCATCATGACCGGCCTGCGCGTCGGGCTGATGGTGGCCTGGATCTGCGTGGTCGCCGCCGAGCTGATCGCCGCCTCGTCGGGCCTCGGCTACCTCATCATGGATGCCCGGCAGATGAGCCAGACCGATCAGGTTCTGGTGGGCATGATCACCATCGGCGCCATGGGCAAGCTGCTCGACGTCGTGCTGCGCGCCGCCGAGCGCCGCCTGATCACCTGGAAATCCACCTTCTCGGGGAGCTGA